Part of the Phycisphaerae bacterium genome is shown below.
CCTTGAGCTGTCCATCCGTGACATTCTGTTGTCGTCCGTCAGGCGGCCGCGCCAAGCTCGCCCAGCATCCCTCATCGGTCGCCGAAACCTCTCGGATGCAACCGATGCCATTTCCATGCCGAGGCGACAACTTTCTCGATGTCCCTCCAGCGGGGCTGCCAGCCCAGTCGTGTTCGAATCTGCGTCGCGTCGGCAACGAGGCTCGGCGGATCACCTGGACGTCGAGGAGCCTCGCTCACGGGGATGGCTTGCCCCGTCACGCGGCGGGCGGCGTCGATGATCTCTCGGACGCTGTGTCCCCG
Proteins encoded:
- a CDS encoding UDP-glucose 4-epimerase GalE yields the protein RGHSVREIIDAARRVTGQAIPVSEAPRRPGDPPSLVADATQIRTRLGWQPRWRDIEKVVASAWKWHRLHPRGFGDR